The following proteins are co-located in the Gordonia polyisoprenivorans genome:
- a CDS encoding DsbA family protein — MNASPTTVPDVGDVEIYVDPACPFAWAASRWLAGVAERRGVGATWRPMSLAVLNEDREVGGAHAERMIVSRRTGRLLAAAGDEAMRELYFALGRRLHSDGSPLSERLVLEALAECALPTDLVAAMDDPVWDDAVRRAHRASQEALGGTGGSPITVFGGRAYFGPVLTGIPGRDEADRLFDALTTLAGTTAFAQVERPRSGPPNLAEVA; from the coding sequence GTGAACGCCTCGCCCACAACCGTTCCCGATGTCGGCGACGTCGAGATCTACGTCGATCCGGCTTGCCCGTTCGCCTGGGCCGCATCCCGCTGGTTGGCCGGCGTGGCCGAGCGCCGGGGCGTAGGAGCCACCTGGCGGCCGATGAGCCTGGCCGTACTCAACGAGGACCGCGAGGTCGGCGGCGCCCACGCCGAGCGGATGATCGTCTCACGCCGGACGGGCCGGCTTCTGGCCGCCGCCGGAGACGAGGCGATGCGCGAGTTGTACTTCGCACTCGGTCGTCGACTGCACAGCGACGGGAGTCCATTGTCGGAGCGCCTGGTTCTCGAGGCGCTCGCCGAGTGCGCACTGCCCACCGATCTGGTTGCCGCCATGGATGATCCCGTCTGGGACGATGCGGTCCGCCGCGCCCATCGTGCCAGCCAGGAAGCGCTCGGAGGCACCGGCGGCAGTCCTATCACCGTCTTCGGTGGACGAGCCTACTTCGGTCCCGTACTCACCGGGATTCCCGGCCGTGACGAGGCCGACCGGCTGTTCGACGCACTGACCACCCTCGCCGGGACGACGGCGTTCGCACAGGTCGAGCGACCGCGGTCCGGACCACCGAACCTGGCGGAGGTCGCCTGA
- a CDS encoding alpha/beta hydrolase — protein sequence MRRDRSAPIRLSRRGVLGGGLGALALGLAACAEDTVALENNRAALPPGDDLLGSPSSTIPSTPPGGDNPSLVTGSFTSSHMLGRDTGWVVARPAGVSGTLPVVVVLHALRTDEMTIFTPPLAMHTALQAYVDAGNAPFAIAAVDGARNYWHRRADGSDGAAMVIDEFIPMLSTHPDLDVSTDRIGLYGWSMGGYGALRIGATLGAPRVAAIAVSSPALWADPRTFPPRAFDDYADYQQNSLFGQQDAFRRIPLMIAVGSSDQFFTYTRVWAAGLHPPAAFTSGPGGHDNRYWRGVLPEQIEFLGRSLQA from the coding sequence ATGCGCCGTGACCGATCCGCCCCGATCCGCCTGTCGCGGCGCGGCGTGCTCGGCGGCGGGCTCGGCGCACTCGCCCTCGGGCTGGCGGCGTGCGCCGAGGACACCGTGGCGCTGGAGAACAACCGCGCCGCACTCCCACCCGGGGACGATCTGCTGGGATCGCCATCCTCGACGATCCCCTCGACACCGCCGGGCGGAGACAATCCGTCCCTGGTCACCGGCAGCTTCACCTCGTCACACATGCTCGGCCGCGACACCGGTTGGGTGGTGGCCCGCCCGGCGGGCGTGAGCGGAACGCTGCCGGTCGTCGTGGTGCTGCACGCGTTGCGCACCGACGAGATGACGATCTTCACCCCGCCATTGGCGATGCACACCGCACTACAGGCCTACGTCGACGCCGGCAACGCACCGTTCGCCATCGCGGCGGTCGACGGGGCGCGCAACTACTGGCACCGCCGCGCCGACGGCTCCGACGGCGCGGCCATGGTGATCGACGAGTTCATCCCGATGCTGTCCACGCATCCGGATCTCGACGTGTCCACCGATCGCATCGGCCTTTACGGCTGGTCGATGGGCGGCTACGGCGCGTTGCGGATCGGTGCGACCCTGGGCGCCCCTCGGGTCGCGGCGATCGCGGTCAGCTCGCCCGCGCTGTGGGCCGATCCACGCACCTTCCCGCCACGTGCCTTCGACGATTATGCCGATTACCAACAGAATTCACTGTTCGGCCAGCAGGACGCGTTCCGTCGGATCCCGCTGATGATCGCCGTTGGCTCCAGCGATCAGTTCTTCACCTACACGCGTGTGTGGGCGGCCGGACTGCATCCGCCGGCCGCGTTCACCAGCGGTCCCGGTGGCCACGACAACCGCTACTGGCGCGGCGTCCTACCCGAGCAGATCGAGTTCCTCGGCCGCAGCCTGCAGGCGTGA
- the purD gene encoding phosphoribosylamine--glycine ligase, with the protein MRVLVIGSGGREHALLLGLADDPSVTELHVAPGNAGTAAIATNHGVDVASADEVVVLARTVAADLVVIGPEVPLVLGVADALRAAGFATFGPSAAAARIEGSKAFAKDVMAAAGVRTAHAEVVDNPANLDAALDRFGPTWVVKDDGLAAGKGVVVTTDRAAARDHAAECLESGHPVLLESFLDGPEVSLFCLVDGETVVPLIPAQDHKRVGDGDTGPNTGGMGAYTPLPWLPDEVTARIVTEVVEPVAAEMVRRGCPFSGLLYAGLAIGEQGPAVVEFNCRFGDPETQAVLALLKSPLGQALNATSTGTLADLPPLEWADGAAVVVVVAAENYPASPRTGDVITGAEGPGVLHAGTKRDAEGNIVSAGGRVLGIVGVGEDLAAARAQAYERLAGVKLPGSHHRTDIGLAALEGRISL; encoded by the coding sequence GTGCGCGTACTCGTGATCGGCTCGGGCGGCCGCGAACATGCCCTGCTCCTCGGTCTCGCCGACGACCCGTCGGTCACCGAACTCCACGTCGCGCCCGGCAACGCCGGCACCGCGGCGATCGCCACCAACCACGGCGTCGACGTGGCCTCGGCCGACGAGGTGGTCGTCCTGGCGCGGACCGTCGCCGCCGACCTCGTCGTCATCGGCCCGGAGGTGCCGCTCGTACTCGGGGTCGCGGACGCCCTGCGCGCGGCGGGTTTTGCCACGTTCGGCCCCAGTGCCGCCGCGGCCCGCATCGAGGGGTCCAAGGCGTTCGCCAAAGACGTGATGGCCGCGGCCGGGGTGCGCACCGCCCACGCCGAGGTCGTCGACAATCCGGCGAATCTCGACGCCGCACTCGATCGTTTCGGGCCGACCTGGGTGGTCAAGGACGACGGACTGGCCGCCGGCAAGGGCGTCGTGGTGACCACCGACCGGGCCGCGGCGCGCGATCACGCCGCCGAATGCCTGGAAAGCGGTCACCCGGTGCTGCTGGAGAGCTTCCTCGATGGCCCCGAGGTCTCGTTGTTCTGCCTGGTCGACGGTGAGACCGTGGTGCCGCTGATCCCCGCCCAGGACCACAAGCGCGTCGGCGACGGCGACACCGGACCCAACACCGGTGGCATGGGCGCCTATACGCCGTTGCCGTGGTTGCCCGATGAGGTCACCGCCCGCATCGTCACCGAGGTCGTCGAACCCGTCGCCGCCGAGATGGTGCGGCGGGGTTGCCCGTTCAGTGGTCTGCTGTATGCGGGGCTCGCGATCGGCGAGCAGGGGCCCGCGGTGGTCGAATTCAACTGCCGCTTCGGTGACCCGGAGACCCAGGCCGTGCTCGCCCTGCTGAAATCCCCTCTGGGACAAGCCCTCAACGCGACATCGACCGGTACTCTCGCCGACCTGCCGCCACTCGAATGGGCCGACGGCGCAGCCGTGGTGGTGGTGGTCGCCGCCGAGAACTACCCGGCGAGCCCGCGGACCGGTGACGTGATCACCGGCGCCGAGGGACCCGGCGTGCTGCACGCGGGCACCAAGCGTGACGCGGAGGGTAACATCGTCTCCGCGGGTGGGCGCGTGCTCGGGATCGTCGGCGTGGGCGAGGATCTCGCGGCGGCACGCGCACAGGCCTACGAGCGTCTCGCCGGCGTCAAACTCCCCGGCTCGCATCACCGCACCGACATCGGCCTGGCCGCGCTGGAAGGCCGGATTTCCCTGTAG
- a CDS encoding low temperature requirement protein A, protein MTGRDPHQQGRAATSLELFYDLVFVVVFSVAGTQMAHYLAEGHYRTAVFGYVLCTFAAIWAWINFSWFASAFDTDDWFFRGVVLIQMIGVAILALGVAPVFSSIEHHEHVDIRVLVIGYVVMRVGLLTQWIRAGLQSAEYRKTCFTYAAAVLVAQVAWVIVAIVDLALWPTIIAIAVCALIELLGPIVAENFVKPTPWHPHHIAERYSLLTIITLGEGVVGTVAVMQAAVESQGWSMQTAVFGVAAIVVTFAMWWIYFVIPVGDRLHARPDKCFPWGYGHIVIFMAAAATGAGLEVAALWTEHEATISPGVVVATVAVPLGIYCLSMLAMYDYLLPFDPVTLLCGAGTIAFLVGGVWAADAGLSLSAAVVLVACAPLFIVVVDEIFGTTRRANTLGGPEAAPTRNPDCPIDLTDR, encoded by the coding sequence ATGACCGGCCGCGATCCGCACCAACAGGGGCGGGCCGCGACCAGTCTGGAACTGTTCTACGACCTCGTCTTCGTGGTGGTGTTCTCCGTCGCGGGCACCCAGATGGCGCACTACCTGGCCGAGGGCCATTACCGGACAGCGGTGTTCGGCTATGTGCTGTGTACCTTCGCCGCGATCTGGGCGTGGATCAACTTCAGTTGGTTCGCCTCGGCGTTCGACACCGACGACTGGTTCTTCCGCGGTGTCGTGCTGATCCAGATGATCGGTGTCGCCATCCTGGCGCTGGGTGTGGCGCCGGTGTTCAGCTCGATCGAACATCACGAGCACGTCGACATCCGGGTCCTCGTCATCGGCTACGTGGTGATGCGTGTCGGGCTGCTCACGCAATGGATCCGGGCGGGTCTGCAGAGCGCGGAGTACCGCAAGACGTGCTTCACCTACGCCGCCGCGGTGCTCGTGGCGCAGGTGGCGTGGGTGATCGTCGCGATCGTCGATCTCGCCCTGTGGCCCACCATCATCGCGATCGCCGTCTGCGCGCTCATCGAACTCCTGGGTCCGATCGTCGCCGAGAACTTCGTCAAACCCACACCCTGGCATCCGCACCACATCGCCGAGCGGTACTCGCTGTTGACGATCATCACCCTCGGCGAGGGCGTGGTCGGCACCGTTGCGGTGATGCAGGCGGCCGTCGAATCACAGGGGTGGTCGATGCAGACCGCGGTCTTCGGGGTCGCCGCCATCGTCGTCACCTTCGCCATGTGGTGGATCTACTTCGTCATCCCGGTCGGCGACCGGTTGCACGCGCGCCCCGACAAGTGCTTTCCCTGGGGCTATGGGCACATCGTCATCTTCATGGCCGCCGCGGCCACCGGCGCGGGTCTGGAGGTCGCCGCCCTGTGGACCGAACACGAGGCAACGATCAGCCCGGGCGTGGTCGTCGCGACCGTGGCGGTGCCGCTGGGTATCTACTGCCTCAGCATGCTGGCCATGTACGACTATTTGTTGCCGTTCGACCCGGTGACCCTGCTGTGCGGGGCAGGCACCATCGCCTTCCTCGTCGGCGGGGTCTGGGCCGCCGACGCAGGGTTGTCCCTGTCGGCGGCGGTGGTGCTGGTGGCGTGTGCGCCGCTGTTCATCGTGGTGGTCGACGAGATCTTCGGGACGACGCGACGCGCCAATACCCTCGGCGGGCCCGAGGCGGCGCCGACCCGGAATCCGGACTGCCCGATCGATCTCACCGACCGGTGA